In Bacteroidota bacterium, a single window of DNA contains:
- the cas6 gene encoding CRISPR system precrRNA processing endoribonuclease RAMP protein Cas6 — MNVFTNAALPGDLLILPLEFHLKAQSRLSVPEFSGSVFRGLFARALKQMICTHPDRQAGLQDCNPCTLQSGCSYFRWMEPANTDSLPWFKGSDIPRPYLIIPPKSKVNPDKTVRSAFRLRMNLFGQAVQALPLFIYAMEQAGRLSGEDGPYRGRFSVQRVFLSSWSGKRTLLYESADRQIGTFSPLMLNDLIAEATQVAAGLDRSAPLLIHFNTPVNLKSSGRLMGPGPENAPFSVQKVADSLLERLAILAHFHQSAKADDRPFWHGPLPPVQSGLRWHSVKRYSNRHQSSQVWYGFTGSATIYPPWTDLFPLLWCGQYLSLGRHTTFGFGHYRVHGTQLSPPGDFVI; from the coding sequence ATGAACGTTTTTACAAATGCAGCACTGCCTGGGGATCTGCTGATTCTCCCGCTCGAATTTCATCTGAAGGCACAGAGCAGGCTGTCAGTCCCCGAATTTTCGGGAAGTGTTTTCAGGGGGTTGTTTGCACGCGCCCTCAAACAGATGATCTGCACGCACCCGGACCGTCAGGCAGGACTGCAGGATTGTAATCCGTGTACGCTTCAATCGGGCTGTTCCTATTTCAGATGGATGGAGCCTGCCAACACCGACAGTCTGCCCTGGTTTAAAGGAAGCGATATTCCCAGACCCTATCTGATTATTCCTCCAAAGAGTAAGGTGAATCCGGATAAAACGGTCCGGTCTGCATTTCGTTTGCGGATGAACCTGTTTGGGCAGGCGGTTCAGGCTCTGCCTCTCTTCATTTATGCAATGGAACAAGCCGGTAGACTTTCCGGCGAAGACGGCCCATACAGGGGCCGGTTTTCCGTTCAGCGGGTTTTTCTTTCATCCTGGAGCGGTAAACGAACACTTTTGTACGAATCAGCTGACCGGCAGATCGGCACATTCAGTCCGCTGATGCTCAACGATCTGATTGCAGAAGCCACACAGGTCGCTGCCGGGCTCGATCGTTCCGCCCCGCTCCTGATTCATTTCAATACTCCGGTTAATCTAAAAAGCAGCGGTCGTCTGATGGGACCCGGCCCGGAAAATGCGCCTTTTTCGGTTCAGAAGGTAGCAGACAGTCTGTTGGAACGTCTGGCGATCCTGGCTCACTTCCATCAGTCAGCCAAAGCAGATGACCGGCCATTCTGGCATGGTCCGCTTCCCCCGGTTCAGTCCGGTCTCCGCTGGCATTCAGTCAAACGATACAGCAACCGGCATCAGTCCTCACAGGTGTGGTACGGCTTTACAGGATCAGCCACCATATATCCTCCCTGGACAGACCTTTTTCCGTTACTGTGGTGTGGTCAGTATCTATCACTGGGACGGCATACCACGTTTGGGTTCGGACATTACCGGGTCCATGGCACCCAACTCTCACCACCAGGCGACTTTGTGATCTGA
- the cas2 gene encoding CRISPR-associated endonuclease Cas2, translating to MIVAAYDIRTNIVRRKVADLLIDQGFERVQKSVFEGAVIPRVQFTSLRRNIQHLLRKGDTIRYYFLCNACLIRIETDGYTRHERT from the coding sequence ATGATTGTTGCTGCATACGATATCCGGACAAATATCGTTCGCCGAAAGGTGGCCGATCTGCTGATTGACCAGGGGTTTGAGCGGGTTCAGAAAAGTGTATTTGAGGGAGCAGTAATACCCCGGGTACAATTTACTTCTCTGCGAAGAAACATTCAGCATTTACTCAGAAAAGGTGATACCATCCGCTATTATTTTCTTTGTAACGCCTGTTTGATCAGGATCGAAACAGATGGGTACACCCGACATGAGCGAACATGA
- the cas1 gene encoding CRISPR-associated endonuclease Cas1, with protein MWQTSKQELEAGWQLIKVKGKGGGVDQVSLRDFGLRLDQNLEQLLTDLNERHYTPDPPLTISIPKPGSGDYRKISLLTVRDKLAQLVVKRQIEPVLEPLFSPFSYAYRPGKGHQLMIRAISGMIQCGHGFIWQADIDNYFDSINHTVLRKQIAPVIQDDWMLNLLELWTRMGSIRCGVWFDRTVGIPQGGVLSPLLSNWYLTGFDQAVITDRKGFHYVRYADNFLFLGRTADCVSSHIPAAIAYLADPLKLKLNDTRPEPQPVNQPFSFCGIQFSIMDGTAAVQRSIAPGKMERADQTIHQYRHFLKEDPKAWLHHINELVAGWHHYYGPWETAGQLKILEGKVLEEIRYQAIPALSEKGKSKTEINDLLKRMLPDLKTISLLRWPPAPVILNRGQKMSPGQPTVTARLATSANSDAPHPFSPAEDQSTPSAKPAGETVKRKIERKKRYYNRLLSFRFDLLADEPGSILGRSGSNAVLRAGNKIIKSKPLSTLRSVAISARKCSISSDLLLDCAKEGIRIELLSSDGTPMGFLTSPEYVGWEVSRFQEQATRNIKGFTIAQSLVLSKIINQEAVIRYFMKQRVPENPAPDWIAEELTRMAEYRKRITELSFTGDFSSRSASLMGYEGLAASSWWRVFRYLLPDTIPFEGRVRRGATDLVNASLNYGYGILYNRMLSAVVHAGLNPLISYLHSDQEIKPTLVFDLVEIFRQPLVDRAILKAFRLHKLHHSGNTFSPPVKQAIARLVLDRLYAPFYHHGKETCLDVIFYETATELAEYLTGKRAHFSPWHFKW; from the coding sequence ATGTGGCAGACCAGCAAACAGGAACTGGAAGCCGGTTGGCAACTGATTAAGGTGAAGGGAAAGGGGGGCGGAGTCGATCAGGTTTCACTTCGTGACTTCGGGTTACGGCTCGATCAGAATCTGGAACAGTTACTCACCGACCTGAACGAGCGTCATTATACACCCGACCCACCGCTGACAATCAGTATTCCCAAACCAGGATCTGGTGACTATCGCAAAATTTCACTGCTGACGGTTCGGGACAAACTGGCACAACTGGTTGTTAAACGACAGATTGAACCGGTTCTCGAACCCCTGTTTTCCCCCTTTTCCTATGCCTACCGTCCAGGAAAAGGACACCAGCTTATGATCCGGGCCATCAGCGGAATGATCCAGTGCGGACATGGGTTTATCTGGCAGGCCGATATTGATAATTATTTCGATTCCATCAATCACACCGTATTGCGAAAGCAAATAGCCCCGGTTATTCAGGATGACTGGATGTTGAATCTTTTGGAATTATGGACCCGCATGGGATCCATCCGCTGTGGTGTCTGGTTTGACAGGACAGTCGGTATCCCGCAAGGTGGCGTTCTTTCTCCTCTGCTCAGCAATTGGTACCTGACTGGTTTCGATCAGGCGGTAATAACCGACAGAAAAGGATTTCATTACGTCCGGTATGCAGATAATTTTCTCTTTCTGGGACGGACAGCTGATTGTGTATCTTCCCATATTCCCGCTGCAATCGCCTACCTTGCCGACCCATTGAAACTGAAATTAAATGACACCAGACCCGAACCCCAACCGGTTAACCAACCTTTTTCATTTTGTGGCATTCAATTTTCAATCATGGATGGCACTGCTGCCGTTCAACGGTCCATTGCACCCGGGAAAATGGAAAGAGCCGATCAAACCATACATCAGTACAGGCACTTTTTAAAAGAGGATCCAAAAGCATGGTTGCATCATATCAATGAACTGGTGGCAGGATGGCACCACTACTATGGGCCATGGGAAACGGCCGGCCAATTAAAAATTCTTGAAGGAAAGGTTCTGGAGGAAATACGGTATCAGGCAATCCCGGCATTGTCTGAAAAAGGAAAGTCAAAAACTGAAATCAACGACCTGTTAAAACGAATGCTTCCCGATCTTAAAACCATCTCGCTTCTGCGGTGGCCCCCTGCACCAGTCATTCTGAATCGTGGTCAAAAAATGTCACCTGGGCAACCCACTGTTACCGCACGGTTGGCCACAAGCGCCAATTCAGACGCACCACACCCCTTTTCTCCTGCTGAGGATCAATCAACACCATCCGCCAAACCGGCTGGTGAAACGGTCAAGCGGAAAATTGAACGAAAAAAGCGGTACTACAACCGGTTGCTTTCTTTTCGGTTCGATCTGCTTGCAGATGAGCCCGGGTCAATTTTAGGCAGATCCGGATCTAACGCAGTTCTGAGGGCAGGTAATAAAATCATTAAGAGTAAACCACTTTCAACACTCCGCTCTGTAGCCATTTCGGCCAGGAAATGCTCCATATCCTCTGACCTGCTTCTTGATTGTGCCAAAGAAGGAATACGCATTGAACTATTAAGTTCTGACGGAACCCCGATGGGTTTTCTCACTTCACCCGAATATGTGGGTTGGGAGGTTTCCCGTTTCCAGGAACAGGCAACCCGTAATATCAAAGGATTTACCATTGCTCAATCGTTGGTGTTATCCAAGATTATCAATCAGGAAGCGGTCATCCGGTACTTCATGAAACAACGGGTACCAGAGAACCCTGCACCCGATTGGATCGCCGAAGAACTTACTCGCATGGCAGAATACCGTAAGCGGATTACGGAACTGTCCTTTACAGGTGATTTCTCGTCACGATCTGCAAGCCTGATGGGTTATGAAGGACTGGCGGCTTCTTCCTGGTGGCGGGTTTTCAGATATTTGCTGCCAGACACAATTCCCTTTGAAGGCAGGGTCAGGCGGGGGGCCACCGATCTGGTTAATGCCTCCTTAAATTATGGGTATGGTATTCTGTATAACCGGATGTTATCTGCTGTGGTGCATGCGGGCCTCAATCCGCTGATTTCCTATCTGCACTCCGATCAGGAAATAAAACCAACCCTTGTTTTTGATCTGGTTGAAATATTCAGGCAACCGCTGGTCGACCGGGCCATACTGAAAGCATTCCGGCTGCATAAACTTCATCATTCAGGCAACACGTTTTCGCCTCCGGTCAAACAGGCAATTGCAAGACTGGTTCTTGACCGGTTATATGCACCCTTTTACCATCACGGTAAAGAGACCTGTCTGGATGTGATTTTTTATGAAACGGCTACAGAACTTGCGGAGTACCTGACTGGTAAGAGAGCTCATTTTTCTCCATGGCATTTCAAATGGTGA
- a CDS encoding CRISPR-associated protein: MLINCTNHPSAGWSAAQTEAAAQFGEILDVAFPAVSPAMSTSELSELAEKTASLLKSHLNDPVNDVVLLMGEMSMTYSLVRRLREAGIRCLATTSERDSSETGDGRKLVRFSFVRFREYE; this comes from the coding sequence GTGCTGATCAATTGCACAAACCACCCCTCGGCGGGGTGGTCTGCTGCTCAGACAGAGGCGGCTGCTCAATTTGGTGAGATTCTGGATGTTGCGTTTCCTGCCGTCAGTCCGGCCATGAGTACCTCAGAACTGTCTGAACTGGCAGAGAAAACAGCTTCCCTTCTGAAAAGTCACCTGAATGACCCTGTAAACGATGTGGTACTGTTAATGGGGGAAATGAGCATGACGTACTCACTGGTCAGGCGGTTGCGGGAAGCAGGAATCCGGTGCCTGGCAACCACTTCTGAACGGGATTCGTCAGAAACCGGCGACGGCCGTAAACTGGTCCGCTTTTCCTTTGTCCGGTTCAGGGAGTATGAATGA